A portion of the Tindallia magadiensis genome contains these proteins:
- a CDS encoding thiamine diphosphokinase, with protein MKILIVTNGEIYNLGYLRGIAPRYNYIICVDGAARYLHEIYCIPDLMVGDMDSVNDKDLEWIRKYNIPVKEYDVKKDYTDTEIAIDAAINLKAEKITVLGGIGNRIDHSVSNIFLLKKIADSGILGEIIDEHFEIQYLDKNSELHWQIGETVSFIPLNEDPGIISLEGFEYPLVDKSVSQGTSLCVSNVVKKSIQKVKIKDATLLAIRNKQLSV; from the coding sequence ATGAAAATTCTTATCGTAACTAATGGAGAGATATATAATTTAGGCTATTTAAGAGGGATAGCTCCACGATATAATTATATCATCTGTGTAGATGGAGCGGCCAGATACCTGCATGAAATCTATTGCATACCAGATTTAATGGTTGGAGATATGGATTCTGTTAACGATAAAGATTTAGAGTGGATTAGAAAGTATAATATTCCGGTAAAAGAATATGATGTTAAGAAGGATTATACGGATACAGAAATTGCGATTGATGCAGCAATAAACTTGAAGGCTGAAAAAATAACGGTGCTAGGAGGTATTGGTAATAGGATTGATCACAGTGTTAGCAATATTTTTCTTTTGAAAAAAATTGCAGATAGTGGTATCTTAGGAGAAATAATCGATGAGCATTTCGAAATACAATACCTTGATAAAAATAGCGAACTACATTGGCAAATAGGTGAAACGGTTTCTTTTATTCCTTTGAATGAAGATCCGGGAATAATCTCTCTGGAAGGTTTTGAATATCCACTTGTCGATAAATCTGTATCCCAAGGCACAAGTTTATGTGTCAGTAATGTAGTGAAAAAAAGTATTCAAAAGGTGAAAATAAAAGATGCTACATTGTTGGCTATTAGAAATAAACAACTTTCCGTATAA
- a CDS encoding Asp23/Gls24 family envelope stress response protein, protein MPGKITNQYGTTIIDDHVLASISGLSAMECYGVVGMVTKTAAGGLVELFKREQSSRGVKVHTDENQIEIDLYVIIEFGTRISVVANNIIEKVKYNLETLTGMDVTKVNVNIQGVRVHK, encoded by the coding sequence ATGCCGGGTAAAATAACAAACCAATACGGTACGACCATTATTGATGACCATGTTCTTGCTTCGATATCAGGACTTTCTGCTATGGAATGCTATGGAGTAGTGGGGATGGTGACTAAAACTGCTGCTGGTGGTTTGGTTGAACTTTTTAAAAGAGAACAATCCAGTAGAGGGGTAAAAGTGCATACAGATGAAAATCAAATAGAAATCGACTTGTATGTTATTATTGAGTTTGGTACTCGTATTTCTGTTGTGGCAAATAATATCATTGAAAAAGTAAAGTATAATCTTGAAACCCTGACAGGTATGGATGTGACAAAAGTGAATGTCAACATACAGGGTGTGCGTGTGCACAAGTAA
- the rpe gene encoding ribulose-phosphate 3-epimerase codes for MKLIAPSILAADFANLNKSIKLVEEAGCDMLHIDVMDGRFVPNITIGPVVVESLRRVTDMPFDVHLMIVEPEKYIETFAEAGADMITVQAEACVHLDRIIQQVKSTGTKVGVALNPSTPEYLLDYVLDQLDMVLVMSVNPGFGGQKFINGSLRKITSLKAMIEKKGLNVKIQVDGGVNQNNISKISQAGADIFVAGSAIFNSTKPAEAVKHLRAAAVSEEER; via the coding sequence ATGAAATTAATTGCTCCATCTATTTTGGCAGCAGACTTTGCTAACCTGAATAAATCTATAAAATTGGTTGAAGAAGCAGGTTGTGATATGCTGCACATTGATGTTATGGATGGTCGATTTGTACCAAACATAACGATAGGACCAGTAGTCGTTGAATCATTAAGACGGGTAACTGATATGCCTTTTGACGTTCATTTAATGATTGTAGAACCAGAAAAATACATTGAGACGTTCGCTGAAGCAGGTGCTGACATGATTACAGTACAGGCAGAGGCATGTGTTCATCTAGATCGAATTATACAACAGGTTAAATCAACGGGGACGAAAGTTGGAGTAGCTTTAAATCCATCAACCCCTGAATATTTGCTGGATTACGTTTTAGATCAGCTGGATATGGTGCTGGTAATGTCTGTTAATCCTGGGTTTGGTGGTCAAAAATTTATTAATGGATCACTGAGGAAAATAACAAGCTTAAAAGCAATGATTGAAAAAAAAGGCTTAAATGTAAAAATACAAGTTGATGGTGGTGTTAATCAAAATAACATTAGTAAAATATCTCAAGCTGGTGCGGATATTTTTGTAGCTGGGTCGGCTATTTTTAATTCAACAAAACCAGCTGAGGCGGTCAAGCACTTAAGAGCTGCTGCAGTAAGTGAGGAAGAAAGATGA